Below is a genomic region from Pseudarthrobacter sulfonivorans.
GCACCGCTGGACCAGATCGGAAAGCGCCGCGGCATCGCCGGCGACCTCACGGTGTTCAAGATTGCCGGCGCCGCCGCCGAGGCGGGCCTGAGCCTGGACGAGGTGGAGCGGCTTGCCATCAAGGCCAATGACCGCACGCGTTCCCTGGGCGTGGCCTTCGACGGCTGCACCCTGCCCGGCGCCGCCGAACCGCTCTTCCACGTGCCCGCAGGCCAGATGTCCCTGGGCCTGGGCATCCACGGGGAACCGGGCATCTCGGAACATCCCATGCCCACGGCGTCCGAACTCGCCGAACTGCTGGTCTCGCGCCTCCTCGCGGACACCCCGTATCACCGCGGAAGCCGCGTGGTGGCCATCGTCAACGGCCTCGGTACCGTCAAGTACGACGAACTTTTCCTCCTGTTCGGCAAGATCGAGAAACTCCTCGTCAACGCCGGACTGACCGTGGTGGAACCGGAATGCGGCGAGTTGGTCACGAGCCTGGACATGTCCGGGCTATCCCTCACGCTGCTCTGGCTGGATGAGGAACTCGAACACTACTGGGCCGCGCCAGCAGACTCACCGGCCTACCGCAAGGGCAACCTGGCTCCGCGTGCCCGCCGCCAGCTGACCGGACCGGAAGACGCCGTGGCCGGCGAAGTGGAAGAAACGACGGCGGCAGCAGCGGACCTGGGCCGGCTGGCAGCCGCCGTGCTCGCCCAAGTGCGGGACGTCGTCGTCGAACACGAAGAGGAACTGGGCAACCTGGACGCCATTGCCGGCGACGGCGACCACGGCATCGGCATGCGCCGCGGCGTGGAGGCCGCAGCCGACGCCGCGGCACAGGCCGCAGCGTCCGGCGCGTCGGTAGGGCGGGTGCTTGAAGCAGCCGGTGAAGCCTGGAGCGAACGGGCCGGCGGCACCTCGGGCGCACTGTGGGGATCTGCCGTCATCGCGTCGGGACTTGCCCTGGGCAGCCGGGAAACCTACACCAATGAGGACGCGATTACCGCTGTGACCGCATTCGTGGGCGCCATTACTGAACTCGGCAAGGCCGAGCCGGGCGACAAGACCATGGTGGATGCGCTCCTGCCTTTCCGGGAGGCGTTCCTCGGGGAGTTCGACGGCGGCACCACACTGGCCCAGGCCCTCACCGTTGCCGCCTCCGCTGCCAGGGCGGCGGCTGCGAAAACGGCGGAACTGCGCCCGCTCAAGGGCCGCGCCCGTCCGCTGGCCGAAAAGAGCCTCGGGCACCCCGACCCCGGCGCGGTCTCCTTTGGACTGATCGCCGAACGGGTTGCCGCATACATCCACTCTGGCCTGGCGGAGCCAAACCTCACGGAGCCAGGGCTGGTCCATTCTGAACTGGCTTACGCGGCCGGAAAAGGAGCAACAACATGAACACCCACGCAGGTTGGCGCATCGTCATCGGCAACGATGAGGCCGGCGTCGAGTACAAGGAAGCCCTGAAGGCGCTGCTCACGGCAGACAGCCGCGTTGCCGCCGTGCTGGACATCGGGGTTGGGGCCAACGATGCCACCGCCTACCCGCACGTCGCGGTCAATGCCGCCCGCAAGGTGGCGGACGGCGAGGCGGACCGCGCACTCCTCATCTGCGGCACGGGACTGGGCGTGGCCATCGCGGCCAACAAGGTACCCGGAATCCGTGCCGTGACGGCCCACGACAGCTATTCCGTGGAGCGCTCCGTCCTCAGCAACAACGCCCAGGTCCTCACGCTGGGCCAGCGGGTCATCGGCCTGGAGCTCGCCAAGAAGCTCGTGGGCGAGTGGCTCGAGTACCGCTTTGATGAAAGTTCAGCGTCCGCCGACAAGGTCGACGCCATCTGCTCCTATGAGCCCGAATACACGAAGGCAGTCTGATCATGACCACAACACCCAACAGCGCACGCAAGATCGCCGTCGTCGGATCGGGCTACATGGGCGGCGGTATCGCCCAGGTCCTGGCACTGGGCGGAGCCCGGGTTGCCCTGGCCGATGTCTCCGCCGAGGTGGCGCAGAACAACTATGAGCGGCTGCTGGCCGAATCGGACCAGTTCGTCGCCGACGGCTTGTTCCCCGAGGGTTCAACTGCCATCCTCAAGCAGAATCTGTGGGCCGCCAAGGACATCGAGGAAGCGGTGGCCGACGCCGACTTCATCGAAGAAGCCGTGCCCGAAGTCATCGCCATCAAGCACCAGACGCTGGCCCGGATCAGCGCCGCCGCCCGGCCGGACGCCGTCATCGGTTCCAACACGTCAACCATCTCCATCGCGGAGCTGTCCGAGCCGGTCGCCAACCCGGAGCGGTTCCTGGGCGTGCACTTCTCGAACCCGTCCCCGTTCATCCCTGGCGTGGAAATCATCCCGCATGCCGGCACGTCGGCCGCCACCATCGGCGCCGTCCGGGACCTGGTCCATGCCGCCAACAAGCAGACCGCGGTGGTCAAGGACGTCACCGGATTCGTCCTGAACCGCCTGCAGTACGCCCTCTTCCACGAGGCCGCGCAGCTCGTGGAGCAGGAAATCGCTACCGCCGAGGACGTGGACACCCTGGTCCGCACCACCTTCGGCTTCCGCCTGCCGTTCTTCGGTCCGTTCGCCATCGCAGACATGGCCGGCCTGGACGTCTACAACTTCTGCTACAAGTCACTGCAGACCGAATTCCCGGATCGCTTCGCCACGCCCAGGATCCTGAGTGACCTGGTGGAAGCAGGCAAACTCGGCACCAAGACCGGCGCCGGCTTCCTCAACGTCCCGGCCGAACGCACCCCGGAACTCATCGCCTACCGCAACAGGGCCTACGTGGCCATGCAGAAGCTCATCGACGAGCTCGGCCCGGCCCCCATCAACTAAGGAGCATTTCCATGGCCACTTTCCCCGCTGAACGCACCGCCATCATCACCGGCGCCGTCTCCGAACGCGGTATCGGCCGCGCCACGGCCGGCTACCTTGCCGCCCAGGGCTGGAACATCGGCATCATCGACCTGGACGACGCCCAGTCCCAGGCCACCGCCAAGGAAATCGCCGCGCAGTACGGCGTGAAGGCCCACGGCGTCGGCGCCAACATCGGCGACGAAGCATCCGTCCGCGCAGCTATCGACTCGATCGAAGCAGAGCTGCCGCAGGTCGTCGCACTGGCCAACGTGGCCGGCGTCAGCTCACCTGTTCCGTATCTTGAACTGGACGCCGCTGAATGGGACCGCGTTATGAGCATCAACCTCAACGGTGTCCATTACGCCACCCGCCGCGTCGCCGAATCCATGGCGAAGAACCGGATCGGACGCATCGTGAACATCTCTTCCGTGTCCGCCCAACGCGGCGGCGGCACCTTCTCCAAAACGCCGTACTCCGCGGCCAAGGCAGGGGTCATCGGCCTGACCCGCGCCACCGCCCGCGAGCTGGGGGAGTACGACATCACGGTGAACGCCATTTCCCCCGGCCCCGTCGACACGGACATCATGGGCGGCACCCTCAGCCAGGAACGCAAAGACGAACTCACCAAGGACCTCGTGGTCAACCGCGTCGGTTCCACCCGCGACATCGCAGCAGCCATCGCCTTCCTCATCAGCGAGGACGCCGGATACATCTCCGGCCAGACGCTGAACGTGGATGGCGGACTCTACATGCACTAGGAAGGACCACCATGGGCTCCTGGACCAAGGAACGCCGAATCTACCTGGCCGTGGGCGTGTTCGCCTGCCTGGTCGGCGCAATACTCATCGCCTTCTCGCTCTAATCGCTCCACCTTCCACTGATTTGCTCACCTGCTTACTCAACGAGGAGTTTGAATGACTGTCACCACTGGAACAACTGCCACCAAGGAGTTACTGGATTCACCGGTCCTCAAATCGGCGATCTCCAAAGCCTCCTTCCGGCTGATGCCGATGCTCGTCATCCTGTACGTCGTGGCGTTCCTTGACCGCACCAACGTGGGCTTCGCCGAGGCAGCACTGGAAGTGGACAGGGGCATCACCGCCGGCGCATATGCCCTGGGCGCCGGCATCTTCTTCATCGGCTACGCCTTGTTCGAGATCCCCTCCAACCTGCTGCTGACCAAGTTCGGTGCCAAGATGTGGCTGGCCCGCATCGCCATTACGTGGGGCATCGTCTCCGCCTGCTTCGCTTTCGTCCAGGGCGAGACGTCCTTCATCATCCTGCGCTTCCTGCTCGGTGTGACCGAGGCCGGCCTGTTCCCGGGCGTCATCATGTTCCTGGCGGCCTGGTTCCCCAACAAGGTCCGCGTCAAGATGTTCGCCATCTTCTACCTGGCCCAGCCGTTCTCCCAGATGATGGGCGCCCCGCTGTCGGGGTGGCTCATCAACATCGGCGACCAGGTTCCCGGCGTTGCCGGCTGGCAGGTCATGTTCTTCGTTGAAGGCATGCTGGCGGTACTCGCCGGTATTGCGGCGTACTTCTTCCTCATCAATTCCCCGCAGGACGCGAAATTCCTGGACAAGGACGAGAAAAAGGCGCTGCTGGACGTTATGGCCCTCGAGGACGGGGTCAAGGAAAAGGACGGCCCCCGCGGTGTCCTCGCCGCCATGAAGAACCGCAAGGTCTGGTACTTCACCGCCATCTATTTCTGTCTCCAGATTGCCGTCTACGGCGTGACGTTCTACCTGCCGCAGCAGGTGGCACAGCTCACCGGGCAGAAGGTGGGCATCGAAGTGGGCCTGCTGGCGGCCATCCCATGGTTCTTCGGCATCTTCGCGTGCTACTTCATCGGCAAGGCGGCCAACACCATCGTCCGCCGCCGCATTTGG
It encodes:
- a CDS encoding 3-hydroxyacyl-CoA dehydrogenase family protein; translated protein: MTTTPNSARKIAVVGSGYMGGGIAQVLALGGARVALADVSAEVAQNNYERLLAESDQFVADGLFPEGSTAILKQNLWAAKDIEEAVADADFIEEAVPEVIAIKHQTLARISAAARPDAVIGSNTSTISIAELSEPVANPERFLGVHFSNPSPFIPGVEIIPHAGTSAATIGAVRDLVHAANKQTAVVKDVTGFVLNRLQYALFHEAAQLVEQEIATAEDVDTLVRTTFGFRLPFFGPFAIADMAGLDVYNFCYKSLQTEFPDRFATPRILSDLVEAGKLGTKTGAGFLNVPAERTPELIAYRNRAYVAMQKLIDELGPAPIN
- a CDS encoding SDR family NAD(P)-dependent oxidoreductase, which encodes MATFPAERTAIITGAVSERGIGRATAGYLAAQGWNIGIIDLDDAQSQATAKEIAAQYGVKAHGVGANIGDEASVRAAIDSIEAELPQVVALANVAGVSSPVPYLELDAAEWDRVMSINLNGVHYATRRVAESMAKNRIGRIVNISSVSAQRGGGTFSKTPYSAAKAGVIGLTRATARELGEYDITVNAISPGPVDTDIMGGTLSQERKDELTKDLVVNRVGSTRDIAAAIAFLISEDAGYISGQTLNVDGGLYMH
- a CDS encoding MFS transporter; translation: MTVTTGTTATKELLDSPVLKSAISKASFRLMPMLVILYVVAFLDRTNVGFAEAALEVDRGITAGAYALGAGIFFIGYALFEIPSNLLLTKFGAKMWLARIAITWGIVSACFAFVQGETSFIILRFLLGVTEAGLFPGVIMFLAAWFPNKVRVKMFAIFYLAQPFSQMMGAPLSGWLINIGDQVPGVAGWQVMFFVEGMLAVLAGIAAYFFLINSPQDAKFLDKDEKKALLDVMALEDGVKEKDGPRGVLAAMKNRKVWYFTAIYFCLQIAVYGVTFYLPQQVAQLTGQKVGIEVGLLAAIPWFFGIFACYFIGKAANTIVRRRIWGTGLFISTGLCIFGSAWAGSSHLPALGIIFITLAVCSFLSIGPIAWSYPTAFLTGTAAAAGIGLINSLGNLGGFVAPILRTTVNQVTASDTGTMGVYALGVLPFVAAIMMYATKRFRNKADDLLDNK
- a CDS encoding ribose-5-phosphate isomerase; translated protein: MNTHAGWRIVIGNDEAGVEYKEALKALLTADSRVAAVLDIGVGANDATAYPHVAVNAARKVADGEADRALLICGTGLGVAIAANKVPGIRAVTAHDSYSVERSVLSNNAQVLTLGQRVIGLELAKKLVGEWLEYRFDESSASADKVDAICSYEPEYTKAV
- a CDS encoding dihydroxyacetone kinase family protein, producing the protein MTQIFDNPADFADEALDGFVAANRAYVARVDGGVVRSTEVPAGQVALVVGGGSGHYPAFAGLVGPGLATASACGNMFASPAAGQIYRVAKEANAGGGVLLSYGNYAGDVLHFGQAQLRLNAEGIETRTVTVTDDIASAPLDQIGKRRGIAGDLTVFKIAGAAAEAGLSLDEVERLAIKANDRTRSLGVAFDGCTLPGAAEPLFHVPAGQMSLGLGIHGEPGISEHPMPTASELAELLVSRLLADTPYHRGSRVVAIVNGLGTVKYDELFLLFGKIEKLLVNAGLTVVEPECGELVTSLDMSGLSLTLLWLDEELEHYWAAPADSPAYRKGNLAPRARRQLTGPEDAVAGEVEETTAAAADLGRLAAAVLAQVRDVVVEHEEELGNLDAIAGDGDHGIGMRRGVEAAADAAAQAAASGASVGRVLEAAGEAWSERAGGTSGALWGSAVIASGLALGSRETYTNEDAITAVTAFVGAITELGKAEPGDKTMVDALLPFREAFLGEFDGGTTLAQALTVAASAARAAAAKTAELRPLKGRARPLAEKSLGHPDPGAVSFGLIAERVAAYIHSGLAEPNLTEPGLVHSELAYAAGKGATT